ATTTGGTAAAATCAGACTTTATACACGGACAGGGTGAATTTGTTTATAACCATAAGCTATTGGTTCTTATCTAACCTTATTTTCGCTGTTTATAGCCAGTTCACATGAATAGTTCAAGGGGGTACCAAACTGGACTCCGCCCCCGTCCACTGTAGAAAAAGAGAGTTAGGGAATGGCACAAGATAGGGTACTCTCAGTCTGTCAAATATTCTTTGAGGTTTCATATACTTTGACAGCGCAGCAATTTGAACGGGGGTGCAAAAAACAGACCGTATTGGCCTATCATAACAATCGGAGCACTCTATTTCATCTTCCTGCACTTTTTCAGATGAGCTTGGTTTCTGCTCTGTTTTTGTCTTTTCAGCGAGTGTATCGAATGTGATGTACTTTACAGCATGACCTTTTGACTGCATTTCTTCGTCAGGTGTATTTATATCATCTCTGTGTTCTTCACCAGAGGTATTATCATAATCAGATGCCGGGGGCTGCTCCACAAAGAGCAAGGTATAAAGGTTCGAGCTTTGCCCACGGTTTTTATCCCGGAAACGGGCGGCTTTTTCAAGATAGCCTGCGTCTACAAGCTCTTTTAAGGCTCGTTTCACAGTGGATACGGAGATATGGAGTTGTTCGGCCATAGTCGGAATCGCCGGAAAACAGGTTAGGTCTTTATTGGACCGGTCAATCAAATAAATCAGCACGGAAAGCGCACGGCTTTTCAGACTGCTGGCATATGCCCGTTGTTTTAGTTCAGCTTGCTTTGTCATCATCAATATCCTCCTTACGCCGGAGCATTACGCTCCGGCGATATATTTTGTCAGCATGGTTTTATATGTTTTGGCATTGCTCATACCGTCTGTAAGTTCAGGCTGGTACTCTAAAAACAATACTTTGTGAAAATCATTTTGCAAAAAGGCCGAGTAGTCCCCCTTCACCTTTTCATGGGTAAAAGGGCATAGTACATAGGCGTCCATGGTTTCCAGCCTTTTCAGCAAAAGCATGGAATGGGGAAGCTCATAGGGTTTTGTTCCGCAGACCGCCAGCAGCATATCGGCGGTCTGTACTGTTTCGTTCAGGCTTGTCATAATGCCAATGTCGTGAATAATGAAGTTTGCAGGCTCTTTGAGGGGGGAATTGCCGTAATACACACCATCCAGCCGCCAGCCGTCACCAGTCTGCTCCATGTCGTAATCAGCCGCCATGCCGGTCAAAATGCCGCTGTCGTTTTCTTCTATATAATAAACAGAAGCCCCCACAGCGGCAAGCCATGAGGACAGACCGATTGCCGTGGTGGTTGCTCCCATTCTCGGCTGTGAGGAAATCACGGCGATATGGATATTTTCACAGTCAAACCGATACCTTTTACAGCCCTCCGCTTTTTTAGCCCGTTCCTTGGGTTGATAGCGTGTCATTCCCTGCTCACTCAGGCACTCGGCTATCTCACACTGGATAGCGGCAATTTCCGTATCGCAGACGATATTGCCCACGCCGCTGTTCAAGAGCGCTTGAAACAGGCTGCTATCCTGTCTTAACCCTTCACAAATTACAGTGATTCGGGGACCGTACATGGTCAAAAATTCTTCGATGGCTTCGGCAAATTCCTCGTCACTGTCCCCAAAGGCAATGCGATCCAGTACCACCTCGGTAAAGTGAGAAAAATTACGCATATCGTAGATGATAAACTGCTTGAGTACAAAATTGCCCACCATTTTCTTGATGGGCAGTTCACTGCCACTTTCATAAAATCCTGTGAAATCCAGCAGGTTGGTGTGCTGTGTAGATGAAAGATATAAAATCATGTCGTTTCCCTCCTGTTAGTTTCCTATCGCCCAAAAAGGACCGCCTGCGGCAGCACCTTTGCGGGCCTCATTCATAATCAGCGACAAATCCCACTCCTGCTGGCTGCGTTTATGGCTGGCAGGGTCGGCTACAAGGATTTTCCCCTCGCTGGTAACACCCCGCAGGACGATAAAATGTCCGCTGGTCGTAAAATGCCCCTTACTCATAATGGCAACCACCAGCTTGCCGTTTGATAAGGCGTCCACAATATCCTGTGCGGATAAATCCCCCTTGCAGGATAATCCATAGCTTTC
The nucleotide sequence above comes from Variimorphobacter saccharofermentans. Encoded proteins:
- a CDS encoding helix-turn-helix domain-containing protein, producing MMTKQAELKQRAYASSLKSRALSVLIYLIDRSNKDLTCFPAIPTMAEQLHISVSTVKRALKELVDAGYLEKAARFRDKNRGQSSNLYTLLFVEQPPASDYDNTSGEEHRDDINTPDEEMQSKGHAVKYITFDTLAEKTKTEQKPSSSEKVQEDEIECSDCYDRPIRSVFCTPVQIAALSKYMKPQRIFDRLRVPYLVPFPNSLFLQWTGAESSLVPP